Proteins encoded within one genomic window of Gigantopelta aegis isolate Gae_Host chromosome 2, Gae_host_genome, whole genome shotgun sequence:
- the LOC121377764 gene encoding uncharacterized protein LOC121377764 has protein sequence MSRTSYPSVLRVRTRSYGRKILTPTANRLGEIQEDSTSNISLNVDTSVCSTPVQRGLLRLREKLEDQYSQVEVEDNTSPTLATLRMTPGRKLKDKQQILIDKHSRLKRNLNNLNVGGGVSLWPAMDRMRINRREIIQLALSAAALFIGVVVLFFKMHGSTLTSLCQFTHRLTTFWTQNPVHISGSYEMFTKSLLTWHSSYRTLLSEIHHTFDVTRSSRLYHSFLICYLTGLSVLVYFLADNIFSKSRLSPHRIKAWVCLLTVIGTWTLLMTYFLVLAHRLEYAVEDNVHHLFEILADLVGSDYNLHQFDMILKYWRIRCLPPTTSGILTILGLLPVRSVTYYLQYYSLPVITILITPIFKLVSALYQVYGIPSV, from the exons ATGTCGAGAACGTCATATCCATCTGTCCTAAGAGTCCGGACCCGCAGTTACGGAAGAAAGATTCTTACGCCGACGGCTAACAGACTGGGTGAGATACAAGAAGACTCGACATCGAATATCAGCCTCAATGTGGACACGTCTGTGTGCTCGACACCAGTACAGAGGGGACTGCTGCGACTACGGGAGAAGCTGGAAGATCAGTATTCCCAGGTGGAGGTGGAAGACAACACAAGTCCCACACTCGCCACGCTCAGAATGACACCAG GTCGTAAACTGAAAGACAAGCAGCAGATCCTAATTGACAAGCACAGCCGTCTGAAGCGGAACTTGAACAACCTGAATGTGGGCGGCGGTGTGTCACTCTGGCCCGCCATGGATAGGATGAGAATCAATCGAAGGGAGATAATTCAGCTGGCGTTATCTGCAGCAGCCCTGTTTATTGGGGTCGTTGTTTTGTTCTTCAAGATGCATG GTTCTACTCTGACATCGCTTTGCCAGTTCACACATCGCCTGACAACATTCTGGACACAGAATCCTGTTCACATATCGGGAAGTTACGAGATGTTCACAAAGTCCTTACTGACCTGGCACTCATCCTACAGAACTTTACTG TCTGAAATCCACCATACGTTTGACGTGACTCGCTCCTCTCGTCTCTACCATTCCTTCCTCATATGTTACCTCACTGGTCTGAGTGTCCTCGTCTACTTCCTGGCAGACAACATATTCTCCAAGAGCAGGCTATCTCCTCATAGGATCAAGGCATG GGTGTGTTTGTTAACAGTGATTGGGACGTGGACTCTTCTGATGACCTACTTCCTGGTTCTAGCTCACAGACTGGAGTACGCCGTAGAAGACAATGTCCATCACCTGTTTGAAATACTG GCCGATCTAGTGGGCTCGGACTATAACCTCCATCAGTTCGACATGATTCTCAAGTACTGGCGGATTCGCTGTCTGCCCCCGACCACAAGTGGAATCTTGACCATCCTAGGACTCCTGCCAGTGAGGAGTGTCACGTACTACTTACAGTACTACAGTCTTCCTGTGATTACCATCCTCATCACGCCCATTTTCAAACTCGTGTCTGCTCTCTATCAGGTGTATGGGATACCATCAGTTTGA